The DNA segment TATTAGTGCTACTGCAATTGAGGTTGCAAGAGCTATGACTGATAATATGACTGACCATATAATTGTATCTCAAAACAATTTGCCCATTGGTATTGTTACTGATGCGGATATTCGTAGTAAAATTGCGACAGGTAGATATCCTCTAGATATAGCTGTAAAAAACATTATGGCTACTGTAATAACTGTTGTCGAAAATACTTCTTTGGCTGAAGCGCAACTGTCGATAATTTCGACTTCTGCCACTCATTTATGTGTCACCAAAGATGGTTCAAATACTTCGGAAATTGTTGGAAGTATTTCGCAGCGCGACTTGATTATTGCTCAGGCCAATAATCCTGGCATTATAATTAAAGAAATAAATAAAGCTAGAGATAATCGCGAATTAAAACAGCTAAGAGGAAAGCTGGCCGATCTGATTCAGAATTCGCTGGCAAAAAATATTCCCATGTCTCACATAAATGCAATTTCTGGAGAAGTGACCATCGCACTAATTAAAAGATGTGTAGAACATGCAATTCTTGAAATGGGATCAGCTCCTACTCCATTTGCTTGGCTGAGTATTGGAAGTCAGGGCCGGAAAGAACAGTTGCTTCTAACCGATCAGAATAGCATTCTAATTTTTCAGAATGTTGGTGCAGATCAGTATCGCAGTGTAAAAGATTACTTTATACGTCTTGCTCGTAAGGTGGCAGTAAGTCTTGAAGAAATAGGTTTTCCAAAATCTCCTCATGGTTACAGTGCTAGCAATCTTTTATGGTCAAAATCTTTGGAAGAATGGCAAAAAATGTACAGTTTATGGATGTTGAATCCGGGTAAAAGTAAAGAAGCTAGTACTATTTTCTTTGACTACGAACTAGTTTTTGGCGATGCTAATTTAGAAGAGCAGCTTACAGATACAATATTTTCAAATCTAAAAAATAACAATTCGTTTTTTGATTATCTTGGCAATGATGCCCTCCGTAAGCCTCCTGCATTTGGATTTTTCAAAAAATTTAATGTTGAAGAGGAAGGTATTCATAAAGGAAAGTTTGATATTAAATCTAGAGGATTGCTGCCTTTTATAGAGGCTACGCGCCTTCTTACTTTAAGTCAAAATATTCGAGGGGTGAATAATACTTACCTTCGATTGAAAGAACTTGCTGTGGTGGATAAGAAAAACGCAGAAATTTATCATCGTTGTGCTGAAGCGTTTATTGTT comes from the Flavobacterium ardleyense genome and includes:
- a CDS encoding DUF294 nucleotidyltransferase-like domain-containing protein, whose protein sequence is MNTVGLRLAEILKIYPPFNTLTIDEIRYIINGSFVINIEKNKSVFNINDFLHDNFYMLASGAINLNILVEGEETMINKVAPGGIFGLRPLFEKSNYLLNAIAREESILFAIPVSIFRPFMDSSTDVMEFVKQRFNANTISVSSSSTQGSDGVVTSNYDNRKSEIQYFQNLSYNKSPLQCPISATAIEVARAMTDNMTDHIIVSQNNLPIGIVTDADIRSKIATGRYPLDIAVKNIMATVITVVENTSLAEAQLSIISTSATHLCVTKDGSNTSEIVGSISQRDLIIAQANNPGIIIKEINKARDNRELKQLRGKLADLIQNSLAKNIPMSHINAISGEVTIALIKRCVEHAILEMGSAPTPFAWLSIGSQGRKEQLLLTDQNSILIFQNVGADQYRSVKDYFIRLARKVAVSLEEIGFPKSPHGYSASNLLWSKSLEEWQKMYSLWMLNPGKSKEASTIFFDYELVFGDANLEEQLTDTIFSNLKNNNSFFDYLGNDALRKPPAFGFFKKFNVEEEGIHKGKFDIKSRGLLPFIEATRLLTLSQNIRGVNNTYLRLKELAVVDKKNAEIYHRCAEAFIVISKFRAQEGFKHDNNGQYIDLDSWSKSDREKLKAALTTFKELEELIKDNFKLTQFS